A single window of Channa argus isolate prfri chromosome 12, Channa argus male v1.0, whole genome shotgun sequence DNA harbors:
- the vgf gene encoding neurosecretory protein VGF yields MTGHYDTLTFPTLLILLTGASFFHLSSPNPTNSPRHVENPHSNVPLGQTVSGVEKTWDKDNNIQSIQKEKTQEEEELFKDVDPKTLAAVLVEALNPSKAERRREGDKLYGLKENRKAETREAKKKDELKDVRIMEDDDQNGQQELKLIIATKWKEQEKEEEEERKKVQKQEEMMTEKVTSHITSQTVQVKTKKQLTSLEERRENGKGGAPQQGLTTPTQSIEEEEHLSPEEAKSLEAMIKEFPHFNTATKRDSFYKQNQRDNRGYSSYNDIIPINESSNFALSKNKLKWQEETQKALNLPTFREGNFMGDSNYGGYAVQSLPPAEQVEVEDNEPEEEEEKDEEVLSTEEEETYAKAEQEEMRRQVAEAQRAKKEEEKLADIASDMLLRYMIKQNNGKKKYSSFLPNAAEDKRSNEEQEMTEDAIDPQIIDTLIEISSKLHLPADDVVDIINDVEKKKKKVVPPALHRQKTITSLSSKSSHGISAMQISDNRSNYPISKQTSSTVNLLKTSFQEKMPTKSQDHWGKTAKPLLVKSNIWPKSQKPMSTKQQLWLKTPKSVWTGYTYLSSYRPNPDNYPIYFPPLPRTKPHYYIHKPAFILKKPSKTTFPPEHHSWNQPWLSEPPSDRHQKPYYTSYPFSLYPQTFHQVTIYKPHSLFQIPVISSQQRNLYNTALAPAVRRNKDYVSGTRTNDSNHEGLGKYIQKILMKRPQMLD; encoded by the coding sequence ATGACTGGGCACTATGATACCTTAACTTTCCCTACACTCCTAATCCTCCTGACAGGggcttcttttttccatctctcaAGTCCCAATCCTACCAACTCTCCTAGACATGTCGAGAACCCACACAGTAATGTTCCTCTTGGGCAAACAGTGTCAGGAGTTGAAAAAACATGGGATAAAGACAACAACATACAATcaatacagaaagaaaagacacaagaagaagaggaaCTCTTTAAAGATGTAGATCCCAAAACCCTAGCAGCTGTTTTAGTGGAGGCACTGAATCCCTCAAAAGCAGAAAGACGAAGGGAGGGAGATAAGCTTTATGGGTTAAAAGAAAATAGGAAGGCTGAGACTAGagaggctaaaaaaaaagatgagttaAAGGATGTGAGAATAATGGAAGATGATGATCAAAATGGGCAACAGGAATTAAAGTTGATCATTGCAACAAAATGGAAGGagcaggaaaaggaggaggaagaggagagaaagaaagttcAAAAACAAGAGGAGATGATGACAGAAAAAGTGACCAGTCATATCACAAGCCAGACCGTCCAAGTCAAAACCAAAAAGCAACTCACTAGTCTAGAAGAAAGAAGGGAGAATGGGAAGGGTGGTGCCCCCCAGCAGGGATTAACCACCCCTACACAAAGTATTGAGGAGGAAGAGCATCTCAGCCCAGAGGAGGCGAAGAGCCTTGAGGCAATGATTAAGGAGTTTCCTCATTTTAATACAGCCACTAAGAGGGATAGTTTTTACAAGCAAAACCAAAGAGACAACAGAGGTTACAGCAGCTACAATGACATCATACCAATAAATGAAAGCAGCAACTTTGCCTTgtctaaaaataaacttaaatggCAAGAGGAGACACAGAAAGCCCTAAACTTGCCAACATTTAGGGAAGGCAATTTTATGGGTGACAGTAATTATGGTGGATATGCAGTACAGTCCCTGCCTCCAGCagagcaggtggaggtggaagaTAATGaaccagaggaggaggaggagaaagatgagGAGGTGCTGAgtacagaggaggaggagacttATGCCAAAGCTGAGCAGGAAGAAATGAGGCGGCAGGTAGCTGAGGCCCAGAGAGCcaagaaggaagaggagaagtTAGCCGACATTGCCTCAGACATGCTGCTCCGCTACATGATCAAACAGAATAATGGGAAAAAGAAGTACAGCTCATTTCTGCCTAATGCTGCAGAGGACAAGAGGTCCAATGAGGAACAAGAAATGACAGAGGATGCTATTGATCCTCAGATCATTGACACACTGATCGAGATCTCCAGCAAACTCCACCTTCCGGCTGATGATGTGGTCGACATCATCAACGATgtagagaagaagaagaagaaagttgtCCCACCTGCATTACATAGGCAAAAAACTATAACTTCCCTGTCTTCAAAATCTTCCCATGGTATCTCAGCAATGCAAATTTCAGACAATAGAAGTAACTACCCCATCTCTAAGCAAACCTCTTCAACTGTCAATCTTCTAAAAACTTCATTTCAAGAGAAAATGCCAACAAAATCACAGGATCACTGGGGCAAAACTGCAAAGCCTCTACTagttaaatcaaatatttgGCCCAAATCTCAGAAGCCTATGTCAACTAAGCAGCAACTCTGGCTCAAAACCCCCAAGTCAGTTTGGACTGGCTACACTTACCTGTCCTCCTACCGGCCTAATCCAGATAATTACCCAATctattttcctcctctcccCAGAACCAAACCCcattactacatccataaacctGCTTTCATCCTCAAAAAACCTTCAAAAACCACTTTCCCTCCAGAGCACCACAGCTGGAACCAGCCTTGGCTTAGTGAACCTCCATCAGACCGCCACCAGAAGCCTTACTACACTAGTTATCCCTTCTCACTGTACCCCCAGACATTTCATCAAGTAACCATTTACAAACCACATTCCCTTTTCCAAATACCTGTGATTTCTTCTCAACAGAGGAATTTGTATAACACAGCCCTAGCACCTGCAGTGAGAAGAAACAAAGATTATGTGTCCGGAACGAGGACAAATGACAGCAACCATGAGGGTCTGGGGAAATATATACAGAAGATACTTATGAAAAGACCTCAAATGTTGGACTGA